AAGGCAATACATAATTGTTGTGGATTTAATAACATTATTGAGTATTGATGTTTTATAAGAGGTTACAATTAATATACGTGATTAATCTTTTCATACATCATATGTAAATATAATCAGAAACATTATTGAGAATTTCTCTCATTCATCTAACTCTACAGGAGAGAGGAGACTCTACATTATGTTTCAAGAGGTGTTGCAGAGAGGCTTTAATAAATGAAACAATTTGATGTCTATGTTCTTATTAAATGCAAGGGTCTAACAAATAACTAACAGTAAAACAATAAGCACATTGGAACTCGTTTTCAGCAACTGGCTAGTAGGCATGTTGGACCTCTTTTAATTAAACATTCATGTGGGAGAAGGGTTGGCCCATGTTTGAGTTACGATACAAATGGTAAATCCTTGGTTTTGTTGCAAGGCTGAAGTTGGGCAGTCATGAAGTAATTGGAGAGTATTGGCCCACATGAGAGAGCGAGTGAataagagagaagaagagagaggtaTGAGAGTGAGAGGGATTAGAGGATCAGAGAGAGAAGACAGAGAgacaagagagaaagaaactaACTATAAATAACAGTGTTACAAGCTGTTTAATTTTAAGGATTGAAATGGccaattttaaaatgttttggaccTGGTTGATAATAACCCAAACCTCAAGGGTAGTTAGTGaaatttacccaattacaaattacaaatgTGTGTGTTTGCCAACAATTTTTTCTGGtagatttttaatttatttatttatataaaacttcttaaaatctctcctttttttttttttttaagaacaattatagTTAATTTGATCAGCTTTCAGCAAATAAAGAAATAAGCTTACACGGCAAATCACTCCATCCAAAGATTCCAAAGAGACAAAAAGATTTGAAACATTGCATGCTCATGGTGGTGCTAAAGTCTTTGACTATGGGCCATGGATTAGAACAAGTGGTGGCGTAAATCGATGGCAACAGTTGTGccaagatagagagaaaggCCTTCACCAAAATATGGGCCCAGCCCAATAAAAAAGAAGCATCAATAACGGAATATCACTGTTTTGGCCCTTTCTGAGGTACTAGCTAGAGTTCTTTGTGGGCCTTTCTCGTTGTCAATCTAGCCCTTGTTATCTCCAGCTAGCTATCTATGATCTCTTGTTAGCTCTCCACCCTCCTCTGTTTGTGTCCCTCGAGTTTCATTTGATTcagtttttgctttttctttaaaaaaaaaaaaaaaagggaaaaaaaggtcCACATTGCATCTAGGTGGCATcaaaattactattattttattaacatttttgCCAAGTCAGATTTTTCTAACAACTACTTAACAATAGAGATTATTgtgacaaaataaaatggttagGAACTAGCTAGATCCATTTTGAAATATGAGACAAAGGTTAGGGATCAGAGTTCTAATTAATcccacttaaaaagaaaaaaagaaaaagaaaaaaagaagagatatgCTCGTAAATGTGCACTATTAATTCTTGAACTATTccgttaattttttattatacctTTTTAATCAGCTTAGGATCTTTATGGCATATGTAATAAACTATGatcattatatttatatagatacCGCCATAGGTACCCTGAACCTTCTTCATCACTAGACTAGAAAATTAACTTGAGACTTGCACATACATTAGTCTTGTTATCCTACTTGTTTCTCTTAATTTTAACTGTGATTGTCAAATAGCTCTCACACATGATAACCACATATTAGGGCTGTGGCAAGTCCAGAACTTGTTGGAATTATAAGCATTCATTGGAACTTAAATTCTGGAATTTAATCTTCCCCTGACAACTTCATATAGGCATTTGATCCTTCTAAAATTGTTGGGACAAAGGTACATAATTTTCAGTTCAAAGCATATTATTTATGAACATATGTAGTTACACAGCCAAGGTAGACCTATATATATTCAACATTAAAAGTTGGAAAGATTTCTCCCAATGTTCATGGCAAAGACTTTTTCCTTTAGTAGACTCCTCTTTGATACTCACGCTCACAGAATATTCCTCCAAGATCATCACAAGCCTCAGCTAGGAAAACCCTGCAAAATATATTATAAGTTAGTATACATCTCAAATATTTGGAATTGACaaaaatactaatatatatttacatCTCTTGAGAATTGAGAATTACGTCTTTGCATCAGTGTACTGAAGATACTCTCGGTCAGCATTCTCTGAAGCAATTCTTGCTGTGTTGTTTCTGGCCTCTGGTTGGAGCCTTACTTCAGGGTATATGTCTGCCAAACATGCGTCTCCACCAATAGTCTCACAGGCTTCTGCTGGAAAGACACTGAAAACAGAAAAGAAGTTCAACAACTTTCAAGCATATCTAAGTTTGGAAATTCACTCtaaatttctcatatatattttgCGTGTATAATCAAATGAAAAGGTTAGAAGAAAGGCGAAAAGGACGTTACGAGATCTCAGAATTGTAATCAACTATGGTAGTGTCGT
This DNA window, taken from Quercus robur chromosome 2, dhQueRobu3.1, whole genome shotgun sequence, encodes the following:
- the LOC126714515 gene encoding light-regulated protein 1, chloroplastic-like; this translates as MQAALSIAPTLLPLTPSKNFATVQTSFSPKLTGSLAARFTPIKATAVTYDTTIVDYNSEISVFPAEACETIGGDACLADIYPEVRLQPEARNNTARIASENADREYLQYTDAKTVFLAEACDDLGGIFCEREYQRGVY